A DNA window from Pyrus communis chromosome 3, drPyrComm1.1, whole genome shotgun sequence contains the following coding sequences:
- the LOC137728250 gene encoding uncharacterized protein → MDREEALLANFQVRPILIDHVLEAQAEDEESQELTEVVSRGKKKDLRIQESDGMLIQGSRIYMSNITELKKDILDEAHISAYAMDARSTKIYHTIGLFYYWSGMKREIVEYVKVSERALVGLEIVDETTQNIQVIKVNMKEAQDRQKSLDDRHATDRVYNVGDWVFFKLSPWKGVLRFGKKGKLSPRYIGPYQITERVDEVVYRLELPPELAKVHDVFHVSMLCHYVSDPSHVLPPQPLEINPDLTYDEEPVTILDWKDKVLRNKTARLVKVLWRNHSVDEAIWETNDCMRDMYPRLFYGY, encoded by the exons ATGGATCGAGAAGAAGCCTTACTTGCCAATTTCCAAGTCAgaccaattttaattgatcatgTGCTAGAGGCTCAAGCAGAGGATGAGGAATCCCAGGAATTAACAGAGGTAGTGTCACGAGGGAAGAAGAAAGATCTCAGAATTCAGGAATCTGATGGCATGCTTATACAGGGAAGTCGAATATACATGTCGAATATTACAGAATTAAAGAAAGatattctcgatgaagcacatatatcGGCTTATGCGATGGATGCTAGGAGTACCAAGATATATCACACCATTGGACTTTTCTACTATTGGTCGGGCATGAAAAGAGAGATCGTTGaatatgtga AAGTTAGTGAGCGGGCCTTAGTAGGCCTAGAGATTGTGGATGAGACTACCCAGAATATTCAGGTAATTAAAGTTAACATGAAAGAGGCCCAGGATCGACAAAAGAGTCTAGATGACAGACATGCTACTGATAGGGTGTATAATGtgggagattgggtattttttaaattatctcCATGGAAAGGTGTACTGCGGTTTGGTAAAAAGGGTAAGTTGAGTCCTCGCTACATTGGACCTTACCAGATCACCGAGCGAGTCGACGAAGTTGTTTATAGACTTGAGTTGCCTCCAGAACTGGCGAAAGTACAcgatgtttttcatgtttctaTGCTTTGCCATTATGTTTCTGATCCGTCACACGTATTACCGCCTCAGCCATTagaaattaatccagatttgacttatgacgAGGAGCCAGTGACGATTTTGGATTGGAAGGATAAAGTTCTAAGGAACAAAACTGCTCGCTTGGTGAAAGTTTTATGGAGAAACCATTCAGTGGATGAGGCTATTTGGGAAACAAATGATTGTATGCGAGATATGTATCCGCGcttattttatggatattag
- the LOC137727814 gene encoding probable ubiquitin-conjugating enzyme E2 23: MGTKEHDTVFKDDKPTTIGHDNTSLSQVDSSTSAVLCDSNVNIESNEVKKLSEVVSNINNTPYIYRQDVVRSKSGMTGIVTEVAGDSDSDSSIIDEEDDDEDDYYDDDENEEEGGNNNNTTHGNSDKNKNGSNDKTGPLPADQVRVLWMDETESTQNINDVTVVDRGFLHGDFVAAASDPTGQVGVVVDVNISVDLLAPDGSVIKDLSSNELKRVREFTVGDYVVLGPWLGRIDDVYDNVTVLFDDGSVCKVMKADPMDLKPVSKNMLEDVHFPYYPGQRVRARSSVFKNARWLSGLWKPNRVEGTVTKVTVASVLIYWIASAGCGPDSSTAPAKEQVPKNLKLLSCFTHATWQLGDWCLLPSSVSSSSLPLDKGSSELELNDSVSSELEPSQMGSKCDSEESALDESNGNHESMEIDPVSVLDGNNGNTGRNTSVESSSFNSSLSVSKEPVHETWPLHRKKIRKVVVRRDKKAHKEENFERSFLIVNTKTTVDVAWQDGTTELKLDSKDLIPLDSPGDHEFVAEQYVVEKATDDGDDAYEARHVGLVKSVNAKERTACVRWLKPVSRPEDPREFDKEEIVSVYELEGHPDYDYCYGDVVVRLLPVFVSAQTASGTEFDEEPKQQNGPSELSSASTKKDLSSDEACLDFSDLSWVGNITGLKNGDIEVTWADGMVSTVGPQAIYVVGRADDDDSIDAGSDVSDAASWETVNDDETPALCAPAITEEEVRLQNSFGMNFEAEESGENNSGRNPALSVPLAAFRFVTRLAHGIFSRGQRNLDSNSLDNEGEGEGEVEPREVEISQGRDGEDSSSQNSNVVDPYGLEINKAEEEKNVTPQAAEMLDAAEVLCNLKTEDSDSIECTKDDACSFKRFDIAKDPLDHHFLCAAGQNTSGRKWLKKVQQDWNILQNNLPDGICVRVYEDRMDLLRAVIVGAYGTPYQDGLFFFDFHLPPEYPDVPPTAYYHSGGWRINPNLYEEGKVCLSLLNTWTGRGNEVWDSKSSSILQVLVSLQGLVLNSKPYFNEAGYDKQVGTAEGEKNSLSYNENTFLLNCKTMMYLMRRPPKDFEELINDHFRRRGYYILKACDAYMKGYLIGSLTKDASLSDKSDVNSTSVGFKLMLAKIVPKLFSALSAVGANCQEFKHLQQS, translated from the exons ATGGGAACCAAGGAGCATGACACTGTTTTTAAAGATGACAAGCCTACTACTATTGGCCACGATAATACTTCGTTGAGCCAGGTTGATTCTTCAACAAGCGCAGTTCTTTGCGATTCAAATGTAAATATTGAAAGTAATGAAGTTAAAAAGTTAAGTGAGGTTGTCAGCAACATTAACAATACCCCATATATTTATAGACAAGACGTTGTGAGGAGCAAGAGTGGTATGACTGGGATTGTAACTGAGGTTGCTGGTGATTCAGATTCTGATAGTAGCATCATTGATGAggaggatgatgatgaagatgattaCTACGATGATGATGAGAATGAGGAAGAAGGTGGTAATAACAATAATACTACTCATGGGAATAGTGACAAGAACAAAAATGGTAGTAATGATAAGACTGGTCCCCTTCCTGCTGACCAAGTTCGAGTACTTTGGATGGATGAGACAGAGTCAACCCAAAATATTAATGATGTAACGGTTGTTGATCGAGGGTTCTTACATGGGGATTttgttgctgctgcttctgACCCAACTGGGCAAGTTGGTGTCGTGGTGGATGTCAATATCTCTGTTGATCTATTAGCTCCTGATGGGTCAGTCATAAAAGACCTTTCATCCAACGAATTAAAACGTGTGAGGGAGTTCACTGTGGGTGATTATGTGGTCCTTGGTCCCTGGCTAGGTAGGATTGATGATGTTTATGATAATGTGACAGTTTTGTTTGATGATGGTTCTGTGTGTAAAGTTATGAAAGCAGATCCGATGGACCTGAAACCAGTTTCCAAGAATATGCTTGAAGATGTGCATTTCCCTTACTACCCAGGGCAGCGTGTGAGGGCAAGGTCATCAGTTTTCAAGAATGCTAGGTGGCTATCTGGCTTGTGGAAACCTAATCGCGTGGAAGGTACTGTTACTAAGGTTACAGTTGCTtcagtattaatttattggataGCTTCTGCTGGCTGTGGGCCAGATTCTTCTACTGCACCTGCTAAAGAGCAGGTTCCCAAGAACTTGAAATTACTGTCTTGTTTTACGCATGCAACTTGGCAATTGGGTGATTGGTGTCTTCTCCCCTCATCAGTGTCATCGTCTTCCCTTCCTTTAGACAAGGGATCATCAGAattagaacttaatgattctgtAAGCAGTGAGTTAGAACCTAGTCAAATGGGTAGTAAGTGTGATTCAGAAGAGAGTGCGCTAGATGAATCAAATGGAAATCATGAATCCATGGAAATCGATCCAGTATCTGTATTAGATGGAAACAATGGAAATACTGGAAGGAATACATCTGTTGAATCTAGTTCCTTTAATAGTTCATTGTCAGTTTCAAAGGAGCCTGTTCATGAAACTTGGCCTCTTCATCGCAAAAAAATCCGCAAAGTTGTGGTTAGGAGAGACAAGAAGGCACATaaggaagaaaattttgaaagatcCTTTTTGATTGTCAATACCAAGACGACAGTTGACGTGGCATGGCAGGATGGCACGACAGAACTTAAACTGGACTCAAAAGATTTAATTCCGCTTGATAGTCCGGGTGACCACGAATTTGTTGCTGAACAGTATGTGGTGGAGAAGGCGactgatgatggtgatgatgctTATGAAGCTAGGCATGTTGGGCTTGTGAAAAGTGTCAATGCCAAGGAGAGAACAGCTTGTGTAAGGTGGTTAAAGCCAGTTTCCAGACCAGAAGATCCTAGAGAGTTTGACAAAGAGGAAATTGTGAGCGTCTATGAGCTTGAGGGGCATCCGGATTATGATTACTGTTATGGGGATGTTGTTGTCAGATTATTGCCAGTTTTTGTCTCTGCACAAACTGCTTCAGGTACAGAATTCGATGAGgaaccaaaacaacaaaacGGACCAAGCGAGCTTAGTTCTGCTTCTACAAAAAAAGATCTATCTAGTGATGAAGCTTGTTTGGACTTCTCAGATCTTTCTTGGGTTGGAAATATAACTGGTCTTAAGAATGGGGATATTGAAGTTACATGGGCTGACGGGATGGTTTCTACG GTTGGACCTCAAGCAATTTATGTTGTTGGCCGAGCAGATGATGATGACTCTATCGATGCTGGAAGTGATGTTAGTGATGCTGCTAGTTGGGAAACGGTTAATGATGACGAGACGCCCGCACTATGTGCCCCTGCAATCACAGAAGAG GAAGTCCGGCTACAAAATTCCTTTGGTATGAATTTTGAAGCAGAAGAAAGTGGAGAGAACAATTCTGGAAGGAACCCAGCATTGTCTGTTCCCTTGGCTGCATTCAGGTTCGTTACCAGACTGGCGCATGGTATATTCTCAAGGGGACAAAGGAATTTGGATTCAAATTCTTTGGATAATGAAGGTGAGGGCGAAGGTGAAGTTGAGCCTCGGGAAGTGGAAATTTCTCAGGGAAGAGATGGTGAAGATTCCAGCTCTCAGAATTCTAATGTAGTGGATCCTTATGGTCTAGAAATAAATAAggcagaagaagagaaaaatgtTACCCCACAGGCTGCAGAAATGTTGGATGCAGCAGAAGTTCTATGCAACTTAAAGACTGAAGACTCAGATTCTATAGAATGCACTAAGGATGATGCTTGCAGTTTCAAACGCTTTGATATTGCCAAAGATCCTTTGGATCATCATTTCCTTTGTGCAGCTGGGCAG AATACCAGTGGAAGAAAGTGGTTGAAGAAGGTTCAGCAAGATTGGAACATCCTTCAAAATAACCTTCCTG ATGGGATTTGTGTACGAGTGTATGAAGACCGAATGGATCTCTTGAGGGCAGTTATAGTTGGGGCTTATGGGACACCGTACCAAGATGGCCTCTTCTTTTTTGATTTTCACCTCCCTCCAGAGTACCCTGATGTTCCTCCG ACAGCATACTATCATTCTGGTGGCTGGCGGATAAATCCAAATCTATATGAAGAAGGCAAAGTGTGTCTTAGTCTTTTGAATACTTGGACTGGCAGAGGGAATGAAGTATGGGATTCAAAGTCTTCTAGCATCCTTCAAGTTCTTGTTTCACTCCAGGGGTTGGTGCTAAATTCTAAGCCATATTTTAATGAAGCTGGCTATGATAAGCAGGTCGGGACGGCTGAAGGAGAGAAAAATTCATTGTCCTACAATGAGAATACTTTCTTACTGAACTGCAAGACAATGATGTATCTTATGCGGAGGCCACCAAAG GACTTTGAAGAGCTCATCAATGACCATTTCCGGAGGCGTGGTTATTATATCTTGAAGGCCTGTGATGCATATATGAAAGGCTATTTGATTGGTTCTCTCACTAAAGATGCCTCTCTTAGTGATAAGAGCGATGTAAATTCAACCTCGGTTGGTTTCAAGTTGATGTTAGCAAAGATTGTGCCAAAGCTTTTCTCGGCCCTGAGTGCGGTTGGAGCTAATTGTCAAGAATTTAAGCATCTGCAACAATCGTAA
- the LOC137729864 gene encoding uncharacterized protein: MIVCVAVVGHQNNPLYIQSFTDADDALKLRHIVHCSLDVVDERVNNPKKSGPTLNETFLGLLYPTENYKVYGYLTNTKVKFILVTTDLDVKDADVKNFFRRFHAAYVDAISNPFHEPGKKITSKTFAERVSTIVKSFGLSSTG; encoded by the exons ATGATCGTCTGCGTGGCCGTCGTTGGCCACCAGAACAACCCACTTTACATTCAAAGCTTCACCGACGCCGATGACGCCCTCAAGCTCCGCCACATCGTCCACTGCTCCCTCGACGTCGTCGACGAGCGAG TGAACAATCCGAAAAAGTCCGGACCGACATTGAATGAGACATTCTTGGGTTTGCTCTATCCAACTGAGAATTACAAAGT TTATGGCTATTTGACTAATACGAAAGTGAAGTTTATCTTGGTAACTACCGATCTTGATGTCAAGGATGCAGATGTTAAAAAT TTTTTCAGGAGATTCCATGCTGCTTATGTGGATGCAATTTCAAACCCGTTTCATGAGCCAGGCAAAAAGATAACCTCAAAAACGTTTGCAGAAAGGGTAAGCACAATCGTCAAGTCATTTGGCTTGAGTTCAACCGGGTGA
- the LOC137727816 gene encoding uncharacterized protein encodes MASVATGGRFKELLKKYGKVALGVHFSVSAASITGLYVAIKNNVDVESLLDKLHMGSVSSKDENPENAPVISDGSEFRDGPISENGQSTAVVVEKERSRTAELAASTGGALALALLCNKALFPIRVPITLALTPPVARFLARRRLIKTGGL; translated from the coding sequence ATGGCCTCCGTCGCCACCGGCGGTCGATTCAAAGAGCTCCTGAAGAAGTACGGCAAGGTCGCACTTGGCGTCCATTTCTCAGTCTCAGCTGCCTCGATCACGGGCCTCTATGTCGCCATCAAGAACAACGTCGACGTCGAATCGTTGCTGGACAAGCTTCACATGGGGAGCGTGTCCTCCAAAGACGAAAACCCAGAGAACGCACCTGTAATCTCCGATGGGTCGGAGTTTCGGGACGGACCCATATCGGAAAATGGGCAATCGACGGCTGTGGTTGTGGAGAAGGAGAGGAGTCGGACGGCTGAGCTCGCGGCTTCGACTGGTGGTGCTCTGGCATTAGCTTTGCTCTGCAACAAGGCTCTGTTCCCGATTCGGGTTCCTATTACTCTGGCCCTTACTCCTCCAGTGGCTAGGTTTTTGGCCAGGAGAAGGCTCATCAAGACCGGCGGTCTATGA
- the LOC137728249 gene encoding uncharacterized protein translates to MTQSYPTPFGYELEFSMPRGETCYVSWVYQGCPVLVEDIAMPANLVPLDIVDFDVILGMDWLHYNRAKLDCYEKIVTFHQPGFPVVTFVSEHSGLRYVIISAARAKRLLRKGCQGYLAHVVLNDDTPIRVEDVRVVRHFPDVFPDDLPGLPPDREVEFTIDLLPGTYPISLTLYQMAPAKLRELKSQLQELVDKGLIQPSTSP, encoded by the coding sequence ATGACGCAATCTTACCCTACGCCTTTTGGGTATGAGTTAGAGTTTTCGATGCCTAGAGGTGAGACGTGTTATGTTAGTTGGGTATATCAGGGATGTCCTGTTTTGGTGGAGGACATCGCTATGCCAGCTAATTTGGTTCCATTAGATATAgttgattttgatgttattctgggcatggattggttacACTACAATCGTGCCAAGCTTGATTGTTATGAGAAGATAGTCACTTTTCATCAACCGGGCTTTCCTGTGGTTACATTTGTGAGCGAGCATAGTGGACTGAGGTACGTCATTATCTCTGCCGCGAGAGCAAAAAGGTTATTGAggaaaggttgtcaggggtatttGGCACATGTGGTATTGAATGATGATACTCCTATTCGTGTGGAAGATGTTCGAGTAGTTAGGCATTTCCCTGACGTATTTCCTGACGATTTACCTGGATTACCACCAGATAGAGAagtggagttcaccattgatttacttccaggtacatatcctatttctttaactctcTATCAAATGGCTCCTGCaaagttgagggaattgaaaagtCAGTTGCAGGAATTGGTTGATAAGGGTTtaattcagcctagtacttcaccttag